The following coding sequences are from one Terriglobales bacterium window:
- a CDS encoding MFS transporter yields the protein MSSPVLELETDIAQRARRRIAWRILPFLFVLYIIAFIDRMNVGAAALQMPHDLGFSDGVLGFGAGIFFLGYFLLEIPGALIVERWSARRWICRIMVSWGLVTILMAFIHTARQFYMTRFLVGAAEAGFFPGAIVYMTHWFRYQDRAKAVAVFYAANSLSYVVGSPLASWLLGISWLGIRGWRWLFIMEGIPAVVFGVITFFYLTDWPHQARWLSESERSWITEQLAKEKEAKKRVHSYRIWEALRQRDVLLLTLCYFCAQTGGYGIGFWLPSILKRLSGKSDSRVILLASLPYIAGFITQQLNGWHSDRHCERRWHAAIPVIACGASLSLAVVFSSSPAVSLLIFTLVGACFYAFHPCFWAVPTRFLSESAAAASIGMINSVGNLGGFVGPAVMGYLAGRTHSFKAGMLYLVISLFASGGFMLLVGKRRDQAPSAG from the coding sequence ATGTCTTCTCCAGTATTGGAATTGGAAACTGATATTGCTCAACGTGCCCGGCGTCGTATTGCCTGGCGCATCCTGCCGTTCCTATTCGTGCTGTACATCATCGCCTTCATAGATCGAATGAACGTTGGAGCCGCCGCGCTGCAGATGCCCCACGACCTCGGCTTCAGTGACGGTGTATTGGGCTTTGGGGCAGGTATTTTCTTTCTTGGCTATTTCCTGCTCGAAATTCCGGGCGCATTGATCGTAGAGCGCTGGAGTGCCCGCCGTTGGATTTGCCGAATCATGGTTTCCTGGGGACTCGTAACAATTCTGATGGCTTTCATTCACACCGCCCGGCAGTTTTATATGACGCGTTTTCTGGTGGGCGCCGCCGAGGCCGGATTCTTTCCCGGCGCCATCGTCTACATGACCCACTGGTTTCGGTACCAGGACCGCGCCAAGGCGGTGGCCGTTTTCTATGCTGCCAATTCTCTTTCTTACGTGGTTGGGTCACCCCTTGCCAGTTGGCTGCTTGGAATCTCCTGGCTCGGTATAAGGGGATGGCGGTGGCTCTTTATTATGGAGGGAATTCCGGCGGTAGTCTTTGGCGTCATAACATTTTTTTATCTCACCGATTGGCCGCACCAGGCTCGCTGGCTGTCGGAGTCGGAGCGATCCTGGATCACGGAACAGCTAGCCAAGGAAAAAGAAGCTAAGAAGCGGGTGCATTCGTATCGCATCTGGGAGGCTCTGCGCCAACGTGACGTGCTCCTGCTGACGCTCTGCTATTTTTGTGCGCAGACGGGCGGCTACGGTATTGGCTTTTGGCTACCGAGCATTCTGAAGCGGCTGTCCGGGAAGAGTGACTCCCGAGTAATCCTATTGGCAAGCCTACCCTACATTGCAGGCTTCATTACCCAACAGCTAAACGGGTGGCATTCCGACCGACATTGTGAGCGGCGGTGGCATGCAGCGATTCCGGTGATCGCTTGCGGTGCATCGCTTTCGCTTGCAGTGGTTTTCTCTTCAAGTCCTGCAGTCTCATTGCTCATCTTCACTCTGGTGGGGGCATGTTTTTACGCCTTTCATCCATGCTTTTGGGCGGTGCCCACTCGTTTTCTTAGCGAATCGGCAGCCGCCGCTTCCATAGGCATGATTAATTCAGTGGGTAATCTCGGCGGGTTCGTCGGTCCGGCGGTAATGGGATACCTGGCCGGCCGTACGCACTCCTTCAAAGCGGGCATGCTCTATCTGGTTATTAGTCTTTTTGCTTCGGGTGGGTTCATGCTCTTGGTGGGAAAGCGTCGCGACCAAGCACCCAGCGCAGGATAA
- a CDS encoding MmgE/PrpD family protein — translation MKRRAFLKSSASIGAGLGLVGSSSLGFASATSESCSVQFPQIPGLTKYVADFVVRTTYSDIPDDVIELGKKSLLDGIGLALAGSRLQTNEILQTYMKSFGFPAGGATVIGTASKLPTRFAAFVNGVAIHVEDFDDTQLAVAKDRVYGLLTHPTVPVLPAAFAITETVGRSGKDLMLAYQLGIEVETKIAEAISPRHYEDGFHSTGTCGVFGGTAACAKLRGFKTDQIERAFAIAASQASGLRENFGTMMKPFHAGHAAEVGVFSTDLAALGWSGADGILEAPRGFFHAYGGTYAPAAIMDKLGKPWTFASPGVSIKPFPSGSLTHPGMSEMLRLIRTEHIRAADIEQVEVGTNHNLPNALIHHRPKNALQAKFSMEFCMAILLLDGKAGLREFTDSVVNRRDVQEMIGRVRFYVDPEAEAAGFDKMTTIIKVHLKNGRTLSGRADFAKGSPTNPMSYEEVAEKFYGCANFADWPDAKTKEIGELVRKIESEPDMHRLTALCTR, via the coding sequence ATGAAGCGGCGCGCGTTCTTGAAAAGCTCAGCCAGTATCGGCGCCGGACTTGGTCTGGTGGGCAGCTCTAGTCTTGGCTTCGCGTCTGCTACATCTGAATCGTGTTCAGTCCAATTTCCCCAAATCCCCGGGCTAACAAAGTATGTGGCTGATTTTGTAGTGCGAACCACATACTCGGATATTCCCGACGATGTGATTGAACTAGGTAAAAAATCTTTGCTGGATGGTATCGGCCTGGCCCTGGCCGGGTCCCGCCTTCAAACCAACGAGATTCTGCAGACCTACATGAAATCGTTCGGATTTCCGGCTGGCGGCGCGACCGTAATCGGCACCGCCAGCAAACTCCCAACCCGGTTTGCTGCATTTGTGAATGGCGTTGCGATTCATGTGGAGGACTTCGACGACACCCAACTTGCGGTGGCGAAGGACCGGGTTTACGGTCTGCTTACGCATCCCACCGTGCCTGTATTGCCCGCCGCCTTTGCTATCACAGAGACGGTGGGCCGCAGCGGAAAAGATCTGATGCTTGCGTATCAGCTTGGTATAGAAGTCGAAACCAAAATCGCGGAGGCGATTTCTCCTCGCCATTATGAAGATGGCTTTCACTCCACCGGAACGTGCGGTGTCTTTGGTGGCACTGCCGCTTGCGCTAAGCTGCGCGGCTTTAAGACAGATCAAATCGAGCGCGCATTCGCCATTGCGGCGAGCCAGGCCAGTGGTTTGCGCGAGAATTTCGGCACTATGATGAAGCCGTTCCATGCCGGCCATGCGGCCGAGGTTGGCGTTTTTTCCACTGACCTGGCCGCACTCGGTTGGAGCGGAGCTGACGGAATACTGGAGGCTCCTCGCGGGTTCTTTCACGCCTACGGGGGTACCTATGCTCCTGCGGCCATCATGGACAAATTAGGGAAGCCGTGGACGTTTGCCTCCCCGGGAGTGTCTATTAAACCCTTCCCATCGGGATCGCTGACTCATCCCGGCATGAGTGAGATGTTGCGCTTGATCCGGACGGAGCACATCAGAGCTGCCGACATTGAGCAAGTGGAAGTCGGAACGAATCACAATCTTCCGAATGCCCTAATCCACCATCGCCCCAAAAATGCTCTCCAGGCAAAGTTCAGCATGGAATTCTGTATGGCAATCCTGCTGCTAGACGGCAAGGCCGGCCTTAGGGAATTCACCGACAGTGTGGTGAATCGCCGTGACGTGCAAGAAATGATCGGGCGAGTCCGCTTTTACGTGGATCCGGAGGCCGAGGCAGCCGGTTTCGACAAGATGACAACCATCATCAAAGTTCATTTGAAAAACGGGCGCACACTTTCAGGCCGTGCTGATTTTGCCAAAGGCAGTCCCACGAATCCAATGAGCTACGAAGAAGTGGCGGAGAAATTTTACGGCTGTGCAAATTTTGCCGATTGGCCGGACGCCAAGACGAAGGAAATTGGGGAATTGGTCCGGAAGATTGAATCCGAGCCGGACATGCACAGGCTCACCGCGCTCTGTACCCGTTAG
- a CDS encoding tartrate dehydrogenase, with product MKRYKIAVIEGDGIGREVVPEGIRVLESVGRGSDINFSWQHFDWSCERFLKTGRMMPEDGLDQLRSFDAIYLGAVGSPQVPDHVSLWGLLIPIRRAFQQYVNLRPCRLLQGISTPLRDFPPGCIDLCIVRENNEGEYSEIGGRLFRNTDAEFATQETVFTRHGCDRVMRFAFQLAAKRKRHVTSATKSNGIVFTMPFWDERFAAITKEFPDIKTDQYHIDILTAHFVRHPDWFDVVVGSNLFGDILSDLGAAVVGSMGLAPSANLNPERKYPSMFEPVHGSAPDIAGRGIANPTAQIWSGAMMLRHLEEDKAADKIERAIAAVLATPEVRTPDIGGKATTSDLGDAIAHEVAA from the coding sequence TTGAAGCGCTACAAGATTGCAGTCATCGAGGGCGACGGCATCGGCCGCGAAGTAGTTCCAGAAGGTATTCGTGTGCTGGAATCTGTTGGTCGCGGCAGCGACATTAATTTCTCCTGGCAGCACTTTGACTGGAGTTGCGAGCGGTTTCTCAAAACCGGGCGAATGATGCCGGAAGACGGTCTCGATCAGCTCCGCTCTTTCGATGCTATCTATCTGGGAGCGGTGGGTAGCCCACAAGTGCCGGATCATGTATCCCTTTGGGGACTTCTTATTCCCATTCGCCGGGCGTTCCAGCAGTACGTGAACCTGCGGCCGTGCCGTCTGCTCCAGGGGATCTCAACCCCTCTCAGAGATTTCCCTCCTGGCTGCATTGATCTCTGCATCGTTCGCGAAAACAACGAGGGTGAATATTCTGAGATTGGAGGCCGACTGTTCCGCAACACCGACGCGGAGTTTGCAACCCAGGAGACAGTCTTTACCCGCCATGGATGCGATCGTGTAATGCGGTTTGCGTTTCAGCTGGCTGCAAAACGGAAGCGGCATGTCACCTCGGCCACTAAGTCAAATGGCATCGTCTTCACCATGCCGTTCTGGGATGAGCGCTTCGCCGCGATTACCAAGGAATTTCCGGACATCAAAACCGATCAATATCACATCGACATTCTGACGGCGCACTTTGTGCGTCACCCTGACTGGTTTGATGTTGTGGTGGGATCGAACCTGTTCGGCGACATCTTGTCCGACCTGGGGGCAGCCGTCGTAGGCTCCATGGGACTCGCGCCTTCGGCAAATCTCAATCCTGAACGTAAATATCCTTCCATGTTTGAGCCCGTTCATGGGTCTGCGCCCGACATCGCCGGACGCGGAATTGCAAATCCCACCGCGCAAATCTGGTCAGGAGCAATGATGCTACGCCACCTGGAGGAAGACAAGGCGGCTGACAAAATTGAACGGGCCATCGCCGCAGTCCTCGCGACACCTGAGGTTCGAACTCCTGACATTGGCGGGAAGGCTACTACCAGCGATCTAGGAGACGCGATCGCACACGAAGTTGCCGCCTAG
- a CDS encoding fumarylacetoacetate hydrolase family protein — protein sequence MRLVTFENEFRQSRIGAVGSQGEIVDLNVARALYLRDVDGQTAYARTADSMVPPNMRQLFEGGDASLEAAGKAFQHALEVKQTKERPLGTSDEPLFYKFSEVKVKAPIIPKKFFHTAGNFREHHEEAQRAKFSHPVRPWIVFFQNVDAIVGPDEPVIYPEHLTQELDYELELAVVLKKSGKHFTAAEASDYIGGYVIFNDITARDIQREEMKSGVFSFCKAIDTFCPLGPHIVTADEIPDPHNLAMELRVNGEPRQRSHSGKMAVKIPEILAHYSPMGYSAGDVLSTGTVSGVAAFSGDPKAWYLKPGDVMECEIERIGVLRNPVISWKEAYGGKPAPVLAALETDR from the coding sequence ATGCGCCTAGTGACCTTTGAAAATGAATTCCGCCAGAGCCGGATTGGCGCAGTAGGTTCGCAAGGCGAAATTGTTGATCTAAACGTCGCCCGCGCTCTGTACCTCCGAGACGTAGACGGCCAGACCGCATACGCTCGAACGGCCGATTCGATGGTCCCCCCCAACATGCGGCAGTTGTTCGAAGGCGGCGATGCGAGTCTGGAAGCTGCAGGGAAAGCATTTCAGCACGCGCTGGAAGTTAAGCAGACGAAGGAAAGGCCGCTCGGAACGAGTGATGAGCCGCTTTTTTACAAGTTTTCTGAAGTGAAGGTAAAGGCGCCGATCATCCCGAAAAAGTTCTTTCACACCGCCGGTAATTTCCGCGAACACCACGAAGAAGCGCAGCGCGCGAAATTTTCTCATCCCGTGCGGCCATGGATTGTATTTTTCCAGAATGTTGACGCCATTGTGGGCCCGGATGAGCCGGTGATCTATCCCGAGCACCTCACGCAAGAGTTGGACTACGAGCTGGAGCTGGCCGTCGTGCTAAAAAAATCCGGCAAACATTTCACGGCGGCAGAAGCCAGCGATTACATCGGCGGCTACGTGATCTTCAACGACATTACGGCGCGCGACATCCAGCGCGAGGAGATGAAGTCAGGCGTATTCAGTTTTTGCAAAGCTATAGACACCTTCTGTCCGCTCGGGCCGCACATTGTTACGGCCGACGAAATTCCCGACCCGCACAATCTGGCCATGGAGCTGCGAGTGAACGGCGAGCCGCGCCAGCGTTCGCATTCCGGCAAGATGGCTGTGAAGATTCCCGAGATTCTCGCCCACTATTCGCCCATGGGTTACAGCGCCGGCGATGTGCTTTCCACGGGAACGGTTTCGGGGGTGGCGGCGTTCAGCGGAGATCCGAAAGCCTGGTACCTCAAGCCCGGTGACGTGATGGAGTGCGAGATCGAGCGCATCGGCGTGCTGCGCAATCCAGTCATCTCCTGGAAAGAGGCTTACGGCGGCAAACCCGCGCCGGTGCTGGCGGCGCTGGAAACTGATCGCTAG
- a CDS encoding LLM class flavin-dependent oxidoreductase, which produces MSVPFRIGVLQLSMEPLEETVRMAKACDRAGFDAFWLAEAYPWWRKHSMEARSSTAITAIIGRETRRILIGWGIISPYTRHPVQIAMEARVMQEAAGEGRFLLGLGASKIFMKEIGEGEKGKEASPAVVMRESIEIVKAALAGKAVEFQGKAFSAFLPPLRSDAHSPRSVPPIYVGATGPVLQRLSGSHSDGLLTASITTPGFVRYSRTNMEEGARKAGRDPAALDLGSVVVGSIDRNSARGKEGAREMAAMYLANKVQNIRGSADMILQNAGLTSEEIQPIADAMERGGRKAAAGAVTDDILRKTSPIAGTPDECIAAIEQYRAAGCTHILLEIWGENREEQARLFGEAVLPHFKAAGARRGD; this is translated from the coding sequence ATGAGCGTTCCATTTCGCATTGGTGTATTGCAGTTGAGCATGGAGCCGCTGGAAGAAACGGTGCGCATGGCGAAAGCCTGCGACCGCGCCGGCTTCGACGCGTTCTGGCTGGCCGAGGCCTACCCGTGGTGGCGCAAACATTCCATGGAGGCGCGTTCCTCAACCGCCATTACCGCCATCATTGGCCGTGAGACGCGACGCATCCTCATCGGCTGGGGAATTATTTCGCCTTATACGCGCCATCCGGTGCAGATCGCGATGGAGGCTCGAGTGATGCAGGAGGCCGCCGGCGAAGGACGGTTTCTGCTCGGCTTGGGCGCCTCGAAAATTTTCATGAAGGAAATTGGCGAGGGTGAGAAGGGAAAGGAAGCAAGTCCGGCGGTGGTGATGCGCGAGAGCATAGAGATTGTCAAAGCTGCGCTCGCCGGAAAGGCCGTGGAATTTCAGGGAAAGGCTTTTTCCGCATTCTTGCCGCCTTTGCGCAGCGACGCGCATTCGCCGCGTTCGGTTCCCCCCATTTATGTTGGCGCCACCGGTCCGGTGCTGCAGCGGCTTTCCGGGTCGCACTCCGACGGGCTGCTTACCGCCAGCATCACCACGCCCGGATTTGTGCGCTACTCGCGCACGAACATGGAAGAAGGTGCGCGCAAGGCGGGGCGTGATCCTGCCGCCCTCGATCTCGGCTCGGTGGTGGTCGGCAGCATCGACCGCAATTCTGCGCGCGGAAAAGAGGGCGCTCGCGAGATGGCGGCCATGTATTTAGCCAACAAAGTTCAGAACATCCGCGGCTCCGCCGACATGATCCTGCAGAATGCCGGTCTGACCTCTGAAGAAATCCAGCCGATTGCGGACGCTATGGAGCGCGGCGGGCGCAAAGCGGCCGCAGGCGCGGTCACGGACGACATCCTGCGTAAGACCTCTCCCATCGCGGGCACACCCGACGAATGTATTGCAGCTATCGAACAATACCGTGCCGCCGGATGCACTCACATCCTGCTGGAAATTTGGGGAGAAAATCGCGAAGAGCAAGCGCGGCTGTTTGGCGAAGCGGTGCTGCCGCATTTCAAAGCTGCGGGAGCAAGAAGAGGCGACTAG
- a CDS encoding ketopantoate reductase family protein — MKICIVGCGAVGSLFAAHLARGGQHEIFAYDVWQDHIRAIQQSGLRLSGAADFTARLTATTNAAEIPRCDYGIVATKSTHTRSAISEAARIFDESSAVCSVQNGVGNEEIIAEHVRYVIRGTTFPAGHPIAPGHIGYDIKGDTWIGPFEPTKTPVKKVEELASILTASGMNTIPLKDARGAQWTKLIFNASTNPVGALTLLHHGAATFFPSTGRLFDDLIDEGLAVAKALGIALHGDPRELVKKGANAPGKHKASMLQDVIAKRQTEVDFMNGAIVHWGEKTGVPTPLNRAMWALIKGLEHSWTEP, encoded by the coding sequence ATGAAAATTTGCATTGTCGGGTGCGGCGCGGTCGGCAGCTTGTTTGCTGCCCATCTGGCTCGCGGCGGGCAGCATGAAATTTTTGCCTACGACGTGTGGCAGGACCACATTCGCGCCATCCAGCAAAGTGGGCTGCGCCTTTCAGGCGCGGCCGACTTCACTGCACGGCTCACCGCCACCACCAACGCGGCGGAAATTCCTCGCTGCGATTATGGCATTGTGGCAACCAAGAGTACGCACACGCGGTCGGCCATATCCGAAGCGGCACGCATCTTCGATGAGAGCAGCGCAGTTTGCTCGGTTCAAAACGGCGTCGGCAACGAAGAAATTATTGCTGAACACGTACGCTACGTCATTCGCGGGACAACGTTTCCCGCGGGGCATCCCATCGCTCCAGGTCACATCGGATATGACATCAAAGGCGACACGTGGATTGGTCCGTTCGAGCCCACAAAAACGCCCGTGAAAAAAGTAGAGGAGCTAGCTTCGATTCTCACCGCATCCGGCATGAATACTATTCCTCTCAAAGATGCCCGCGGCGCGCAATGGACCAAGTTGATCTTCAATGCTTCTACAAATCCGGTGGGCGCCCTCACGCTACTTCACCATGGCGCTGCGACATTCTTTCCATCCACTGGTCGACTTTTCGACGACTTGATCGACGAAGGATTAGCGGTCGCAAAGGCGTTGGGCATCGCGCTGCACGGCGATCCGAGAGAGCTGGTCAAGAAAGGCGCCAACGCGCCCGGCAAGCACAAGGCGAGCATGCTTCAGGACGTGATCGCGAAGCGCCAGACAGAAGTGGACTTCATGAATGGTGCTATCGTGCACTGGGGAGAAAAGACCGGCGTACCCACTCCGCTGAATCGCGCCATGTGGGCGCTGATTAAGGGCCTGGAGCATTCGTGGACGGAGCCGTAA
- a CDS encoding M24 family metallopeptidase produces MPSRQEIERRYAAIRSRMKSEGLDALIVCGNQYAGFEGAVFYVSGFEIVHRYVYVLLPLKGDPTLVFPREARWIGDKRKPWVKEQVWPDVPGQWIRERAQDSNWKRIGVYGRDFIMAVRDYRELEQASFELVPFDFQFDMARAVKSAEELAEVRDGMDIILDGFWALVEAYKPGKTEAEIMAPAVELFFARGAGPRMMNILLSGEHGEAEASFKVPGHRTVQRDDLLLYSLEITGAGGYWVEFSRALIGGKPSARTEKMADAYPEALEAARKLMRAGELASNVHRAVADIFARHGFALGHLSGHSIGTTMIEHPAIGAKSQVPLEENMIFSLHPQVVDKEGTVCLYTQDTYRVGKTEGECLADVPWRFFSGEEARAEYSAAR; encoded by the coding sequence TTGCCAAGTCGCCAAGAGATCGAGCGCCGCTACGCTGCCATCAGGTCGCGAATGAAGTCTGAGGGCCTCGACGCCCTTATTGTATGCGGCAACCAATACGCCGGTTTTGAGGGCGCGGTGTTCTACGTTTCCGGATTCGAAATCGTCCATCGCTACGTGTATGTGTTGCTGCCGCTCAAGGGCGATCCCACCCTCGTGTTTCCGCGAGAGGCCCGTTGGATCGGCGACAAGCGCAAGCCGTGGGTCAAAGAGCAGGTGTGGCCGGATGTGCCTGGTCAATGGATTCGGGAGCGTGCCCAGGACAGCAATTGGAAACGCATTGGCGTTTATGGCCGCGATTTCATCATGGCTGTGCGCGACTACCGCGAGCTTGAGCAAGCGTCGTTCGAACTGGTGCCATTTGACTTTCAATTCGACATGGCGCGCGCGGTAAAGAGCGCCGAGGAACTGGCTGAAGTCCGCGACGGAATGGACATCATTCTCGATGGTTTTTGGGCGCTGGTGGAAGCTTACAAGCCTGGTAAGACCGAGGCAGAAATCATGGCGCCGGCGGTCGAACTGTTTTTTGCCCGCGGCGCTGGGCCGCGCATGATGAATATCCTGCTCTCCGGTGAGCACGGTGAGGCAGAGGCATCGTTCAAAGTGCCGGGGCATCGCACCGTACAGCGGGACGATCTGCTGCTTTATTCGCTAGAGATCACCGGCGCCGGCGGCTATTGGGTGGAGTTTTCACGGGCGCTGATTGGCGGCAAGCCAAGCGCGCGTACAGAAAAAATGGCGGACGCCTATCCCGAGGCCCTGGAAGCCGCGCGCAAGCTTATGCGAGCCGGGGAACTGGCTAGTAACGTTCATCGGGCCGTGGCCGATATTTTTGCCCGGCATGGATTCGCGCTCGGCCATCTCTCGGGCCACTCGATTGGCACCACGATGATCGAGCATCCCGCCATCGGCGCCAAAAGCCAGGTGCCGCTGGAAGAGAACATGATTTTTTCATTGCATCCGCAGGTCGTGGACAAAGAAGGCACGGTCTGCCTCTACACGCAAGACACTTATCGGGTGGGCAAGACTGAAGGGGAGTGTCTGGCGGATGTGCCCTGGCGCTTCTTCAGCGGCGAGGAAGCGCGAGCCGAATACAGCGCGGCGCGATAA
- a CDS encoding M20/M25/M40 family metallo-hydrolase yields the protein MAAPQKKQALELADRIVAAVDEQQIVSMACDVVNIPSPTGDESKMGEYMRRTFESVGLTVTWQEVEEGRANVIGRWEGDGDGRAKSLMFNGHMDTSNTGSEQFLTGIGYKPNAVVKNGMIYGLGIYNMKGALVCYTQAVAALQRAGVRLEGDVVLAAVVGEIEKAQWGEYTGKQYRGYGVGTHYLVNHGVLPDMCILGEPTDMQLVLEHYGSLWVRFSTKGIYVHSAFSEGRQEQTSVRRMNDVLQAVVKWSAEWEKKTSYGGHRGVANLGCIQAGHPWRVSRTPDRADLFLDMRVPPNMSLQEARREAKALFSELKKRFPEYGLEFETFVSVPGASISADHPMVKAIEANHRRVMDKAPKRDTVLWCSDASVLTRFGIETVNYGPSSGPRDAEGEKVAIKTLVDITKIYALTAAELCGAH from the coding sequence ATGGCTGCCCCGCAAAAAAAGCAAGCACTCGAACTCGCCGATCGGATCGTCGCGGCGGTGGACGAGCAGCAGATCGTCTCCATGGCCTGCGATGTGGTCAACATCCCGAGCCCCACCGGCGACGAAAGCAAGATGGGCGAGTACATGCGCCGGACCTTCGAATCAGTCGGACTCACTGTGACTTGGCAGGAAGTGGAAGAGGGCCGCGCTAATGTAATTGGACGCTGGGAAGGCGACGGAGACGGCCGCGCCAAATCGCTAATGTTCAACGGTCACATGGATACGTCTAATACAGGATCGGAACAGTTCCTCACAGGAATTGGCTACAAGCCGAATGCGGTAGTGAAGAACGGCATGATCTATGGTCTCGGCATTTACAACATGAAGGGCGCGCTGGTCTGCTACACCCAGGCCGTGGCCGCGCTACAGCGTGCCGGCGTGAGGCTCGAAGGTGACGTGGTGCTGGCCGCAGTTGTCGGCGAGATTGAGAAAGCCCAATGGGGCGAATATACAGGCAAGCAGTACCGAGGCTACGGGGTGGGAACGCATTACCTGGTGAACCACGGCGTGCTGCCCGACATGTGCATTCTTGGCGAACCCACCGACATGCAGCTTGTGCTCGAACACTACGGGTCGCTCTGGGTGCGCTTCTCCACCAAAGGTATTTACGTGCACTCCGCTTTCAGCGAAGGACGCCAGGAGCAAACTTCGGTTCGTCGCATGAATGACGTGCTGCAGGCAGTTGTGAAGTGGAGCGCCGAATGGGAGAAGAAAACTTCCTATGGCGGTCATAGGGGAGTAGCGAACCTGGGTTGCATTCAGGCAGGACACCCCTGGCGCGTGAGCCGCACCCCCGACCGCGCCGACTTGTTTCTTGATATGCGTGTACCGCCGAACATGTCTTTGCAAGAGGCGCGGCGCGAGGCCAAAGCGCTTTTCTCCGAGCTGAAGAAGCGTTTTCCTGAGTACGGCCTCGAATTCGAGACTTTTGTCTCTGTTCCTGGCGCCTCCATTTCCGCCGATCACCCCATGGTGAAAGCGATCGAGGCCAACCATCGCCGGGTCATGGATAAAGCGCCGAAGCGCGACACTGTTCTCTGGTGCTCGGATGCTTCGGTGCTCACTCGCTTCGGGATTGAGACTGTAAACTATGGTCCCTCTAGTGGGCCGCGAGATGCCGAAGGCGAAAAAGTTGCGATCAAAACGCTAGTGGACATCACCAAAATTTACGCGCTCACTGCCGCGGAACTCTGTGGCGCACATTAA
- a CDS encoding Xaa-Pro peptidase family protein, protein MPYPIDTLKLDRVRALMKEQEVSALVVRAPDNVLYLTNYWCMKGYDAAVFPREGDPTLIALEPQLADAQRNAWTKDIRLFKGYDERDPRPPQYRALDVALQLLRDRGLTDKVAIELNMGTQSADRMVGEPTTPTQMYFDAFRKISGQVIDSTPLLSQARAIKTAQEIERMRLANELAALAMDYTREHMRPGMKESEVGGMYESFVHRIGVGYKGEVEMARAFTLVWSGPGIRTFTATGDRPIQKNEPTLFEIWVCADGYWTDLTKNACPGELTREYQKLLDLLLKVFSEAVRFSRDGASFPELDRLVRARIAEGGYPGQPSHPICHGVGTRAHEPPYAHQAGGGTIRKGMVLAIEPGIYWPQGGGLRLEDNFFVTGDGNEKLCTYPDDFRLAATTRAPSTAAV, encoded by the coding sequence ATGCCGTATCCCATTGACACTCTGAAGCTCGACCGCGTGCGCGCTCTCATGAAAGAGCAGGAGGTGAGCGCGCTGGTGGTGCGCGCCCCTGACAATGTTCTTTACCTTACGAACTACTGGTGCATGAAGGGCTACGACGCCGCGGTCTTCCCACGCGAAGGCGATCCAACGCTGATTGCGCTTGAGCCGCAGCTTGCGGATGCGCAGCGCAACGCCTGGACCAAGGACATCCGACTATTCAAAGGCTACGATGAGCGCGACCCGCGCCCGCCCCAATACCGCGCCCTCGATGTTGCGCTCCAGCTCCTGCGCGACCGCGGCCTGACCGACAAAGTGGCGATCGAGCTGAACATGGGGACTCAGAGTGCCGACCGCATGGTGGGCGAGCCGACAACTCCCACACAAATGTATTTCGACGCGTTCCGCAAGATTTCAGGTCAGGTGATCGATTCCACGCCGTTGCTCAGCCAAGCCCGCGCCATTAAGACCGCTCAGGAGATCGAGCGCATGCGCCTGGCCAATGAGCTGGCCGCGCTCGCCATGGACTACACCCGTGAGCACATGCGTCCGGGGATGAAAGAAAGCGAAGTTGGCGGCATGTATGAGAGCTTCGTGCACCGCATTGGCGTCGGCTACAAAGGCGAGGTCGAGATGGCGCGCGCGTTTACGCTGGTGTGGTCGGGTCCGGGGATCCGCACATTTACCGCGACCGGCGACCGTCCCATTCAGAAAAATGAACCTACACTGTTTGAGATTTGGGTATGTGCCGACGGCTATTGGACCGATCTTACTAAGAATGCTTGTCCGGGCGAGCTCACCCGCGAATATCAGAAACTGCTCGACCTGCTGCTGAAAGTTTTCAGCGAGGCGGTACGTTTTTCACGTGACGGCGCCAGTTTTCCCGAACTCGACCGGTTGGTCCGTGCGCGCATCGCGGAAGGCGGATACCCCGGTCAGCCTTCGCACCCAATTTGTCACGGCGTGGGTACACGGGCGCACGAGCCGCCTTATGCGCATCAGGCGGGCGGCGGAACCATTCGCAAAGGTATGGTGCTGGCGATCGAACCGGGCATTTATTGGCCACAGGGCGGCGGTCTGCGTCTGGAAGATAATTTTTTTGTCACCGGTGATGGCAACGAAAAACTCTGCACGTATCCAGACGATTTTCGCCTGGCGGCTACGACGCGAGCGCCGTCAACTGCGGCGGTTTAA